The Vibrio fortis DNA segment TTGGTTGTAAGCCAATGAATACCCTAAAACCCAGGTGCCTAACCCCACCATCAATACAGGCAATGCGCGAGCCATCGGGTATATCACGCCAATATCCGCCTGTTTGTAAGCGACACCTAACCCCACTAAATAAACCACCTGACAGATTCCACTCAGCAGTAATAGGTGCCAAAAAGGTAGACCGATACTAGAGAAACCGACGGTATTGATGTACCAAACTAGGTAAGGGGTGAGTAAGGTGGCAGCAGAAAAGCTAGACGCTAAGAAGAAGGCCGAACCAGAGCTTTGATTTGATTTTCCAAGCACATTCCAGCCAGCATGCAACAGAGCTGAAATAATCACTAAAACAATGGCAGACAGTTCCATGTTCTTCCCAATTTTGATGATAAAAAAGGTCTCTAATTTAGAGACCTAGATAGTATTTGATATGCCTATCAGACGAGCTTATATGTGTTCAATCATCTAGTCATTTATCGTTCAAGATGAGCGACCGATTCAATACTGATGGCATCGTGTCGCCAGTATTCAATATCGCAGTCAATTAGCTCACCATCTTGGTTGTAGTTGATCCTTTCAACCACCATCGCCGGTGATCCAGATGTCGCCCGAAGTGCCTGAGCCGTCTCGCCCAGCAACGAGGTTGTACTTACTCGATAACGAATCGTTTGATATACAACACCAAAATGCTCTCGGTAAATATCTGTTAGTGATTTAGAGAGATCATGTTCAAGCAGGTTCGGGAACAACTCAGGGCGAATATAGTTAGTGACATACACCACCGGCCTATCTTCAAGATAACGAACTCGATCAACTCGGTATACATCAGAGAATGGTGCCAGCTTTAGCAAGCGTGTCGCCTCTTTCGTCGCCAATATTCCTTTGGCAGCAACCAACTCCGTCTTCGGCTGACGGTTTTGAGCCAGTGCCATATTGGTGAAGTTGAGTGTTTGCGTTGGGTCGTAACGAAGTGGCTCCGGTGAAATAAACCAACCCCTGCGATCTTCGC contains these protein-coding regions:
- the phnR gene encoding phosphonate utilization transcriptional regulator PhnR, with the protein product MQYVKIKDVIVEQIESGMLSPRQKLPAERKLAESFDTTRVTLREALSSLEAEGRIYREDRRGWFISPEPLRYDPTQTLNFTNMALAQNRQPKTELVAAKGILATKEATRLLKLAPFSDVYRVDRVRYLEDRPVVYVTNYIRPELFPNLLEHDLSKSLTDIYREHFGVVYQTIRYRVSTTSLLGETAQALRATSGSPAMVVERINYNQDGELIDCDIEYWRHDAISIESVAHLER